From Piliocolobus tephrosceles isolate RC106 unplaced genomic scaffold, ASM277652v3 unscaffolded_13130, whole genome shotgun sequence:
ttggcctcccaaagtgctgggattacagacatgagccactgcgcccggcctgataatgctcattttagaaaatatagataagCATAAGTGGAAACATTATTACACATAATCTTACCCACCAAAGATAATAACAAGtcacatttttgtgtatataaatttttatttttaaatttttactgttttagagatgaggtctgtttgtcacccaggctggagtgcagtggtgtgatcatagctcactgcagcctcaaactccttgctcaagcaatgctcctgcctcagcctcccaagtagctaggacgaTGGGTGTgtaccactgcatctggcttaAATTTTCAATGTTTGACTGAAGCCAGGTGTGTGGGATGATTTCTTTGAGCTCTCATAATTCTGGACATACCACTATCACTGAACTTAACCATGGCATATTATAATCATTATCTCTCTCCTGTATAAACCACAAGCCCCTAAAGGTAGTGTGTTTTATTCTGTGGCAAATAGAAGGTGCTCTAGAAACATTTGTTACATGAAGGCATAGGCTTGCTTCTTGCATACAGTAGGGCACTATGAACCTTAAATAGCATGGAAGTTATAGCctagtggttcttttttttttttttttttttttttgagaaacagtctcactgttgcccaggctggagtgcagtggcatgatctcagctcactgcaacctccgcttcccaggttcaagccattctcctgcctcagcctcccaagtagctgggattacaggctcctgccaccacatctggctaatttttgtatttttaatagagatggggtttcgccacgttggccatggctggtcttgaactcctgacctcaggtgatctgcctgccttggcctcccaaagtgctgggattacaggcgtgagccactgcgcctggccaacccAGTGGTTCTTAAGCCATATCTCTACTGAACCCTGCTACTCCACTGGACTAAGATATCTGCAGcccatggctgggtgtggtgctcacgcctgtaatcccagcactttgggaggccgaggcaggcagatcacctgaggtcaggagttcaaaaccagcctggccatcatggtgaaaccctgtctctacaaaaattagccaggcatgatggcaggtgcctgtaatcccagctactcaggaggctgaggcaggagaattgcttgaacccgggaggcggaggttgcagtgagccaaggtcacgtaattgcactccagcctgggtgacatagactctgtcttgaaaaaaaaaaaattagcagggcatggtggcaggtgcctgtaatcccagctacttgggaggctgaggcaggagaatcacttgaggcggaggttgcagtaagctcagattgcgccattgcgctccagcctggtcgacaagagcgagacttagtctcaaaaaaaaaaaaaagaggggtctGGGAGAATTGGGTGAAGGAGGATATACTGAGAAGAGAGCTTTGGAAAAGGAATGAGGGAAATGCATCTTTCTAGGCTGAGCAGAGTGGGAGAGTTAGGAGGACCAGTGGATGGAAGGGAACAGATTTACCTGGAGAAGCAGCAGAGGGTCCAGTGGTAGGCTGGGAAGCTGAAGAGTTGCTGTCATTCTGCACCTGAAGGCACAGATTACGTATTCAGATCCTGCTCCCTCCCATGCTTCTTGTCTTGATCTGCCCTCCTTTCCCACCATTGTGCCACAGGACTCACCACCTTGTTGGGTGCCTGCTGGGTGCTGTACTCTGGATTTGGCTCACTGAAGTTAGGAACCTCAGAATAAACCATACAGAATCTGCAAGGGGAGAAAGTAGCTAAAGCCTTGGATTCATCCTCTGGGCCACTGCTGGAGGCCTCAGAAAAGTCCCGATAGGTTGGACGTGGtcactcacatctgtaatcctagcactttgggaggcagaagcgggaggatcgctttagcccatgagtttgggaccagcctgggcaacatggcgaaaccccgtctctataaaaaatacaaaaaaattagctgggtgtggtgaagcacgcctgtagtctcagctacttgggaggctgatgtggcaggatcacctgaccctgggaggtcaaagctaccgtgagccgggatcatgccactgcactccagcctgggcgacagagactgtttctcaagaaaaataacaacaacagagaaagtccagaaataaggTTTGGAGTACACACCCTATGCTGCCTCCTTGCAAACCCCTTTGCCCTGGTGCTTCTTGGTCCCAATCCCCAAGACAGCACTTACTCTCCAATCTTCTGCAGATCACCCCCACGGCCAGTATATAGTGTCAGACAACCTTTGAAAACTGAAGCGTACCTACGGgagcaataaaagcaaaattcagAGTACTCAGAAGTGTTATAGGGACTGTTAACCCCATCTTGATTGTTGTTGCCTTTGGAAGGCCAGAAGTCACCAGATGGCTTACCCTTTGGTGAGCCGGATAATGTCCCCAGGCTGGATCAGATTGCCGACATCGTCCCAGACAGAGATATTGATGCTGCCTGTTTTGTCGGCCACTTTGCAGGTCCGAACCTCATGCCCGTCCTTTGTCTTGGTCACTCGGCCTGAACAGAACAGATaaattgaggtgggaggatggtcaAATAAATGGGGTGGTAGCTGTCAGAAGAATGAGATGTAGATATTGGTGGAATGAGGGAAAAGGTGTACAAGCAGGGGAAAGGCCAAATCCCTGGGGCATAAGGGGTTGGGATTGTGgaaggggtggtggtgggggtggaggtgggagttcAGGGGCCAGCACCATGGAGAGGGCCCTGAGTGGAAAGAGGCCCGTGGCACAGGAGGTCTAGATCTGGCAAGAGTTCTAGCTACCCTATCTATACCTGACTGCAACTTTCTGTCCCAGGGTCGAAGAGAGAGATTGGGAGTGAGGAGTATCCTGCAGCTTGCCTTGCCATCCCCATAGCAAGTTAATAAAGCAGACAGCGTTCTTCccctcctgccccccaccccaatcCCGCCAACCCGCCACCCCAGTATAGACACCTGTCTCCAGCACAATGAAGATGAGGTTCAGATTCTTGAGCCC
This genomic window contains:
- the NABP2 gene encoding SOSS complex subunit B1 isoform X1, with translation MTTETFVKDIKPGLKNLNLIFIVLETGRVTKTKDGHEVRTCKVADKTGSINISVWDDVGNLIQPGDIIRLTKGYASVFKGCLTLYTGRGGDLQKIGEFCMVYSEVPNFSEPNPEYSTQQAPNKVVQNDSNSSASQPTTGPSAASPASESQNGNGLSAPTGPGGGPHPPHTPSHPPSTRITRSQPNHTPAGPPGPSSNPVSNGKETRRSSKR
- the NABP2 gene encoding SOSS complex subunit B1 isoform X2; its protein translation is MTTETFVKDIKPGLKNLNLIFIVLETGRVTKTKDGHEVRTCKVADKTGSINISVWDDVGNLIQPGDIIRLTKGYASVFKGCLTLYTGRGGDLQKIGEFCMVYSEVPNFSEPNPEYSTQQAPNKVQNDSNSSASQPTTGPSAASPASESQNGNGLSAPTGPGGGPHPPHTPSHPPSTRITRSQPNHTPAGPPGPSSNPVSNGKETRRSSKR